Proteins encoded by one window of Manihot esculenta cultivar AM560-2 chromosome 10, M.esculenta_v8, whole genome shotgun sequence:
- the LOC110625161 gene encoding B3 domain-containing transcription factor VRN1: MDFTEGSDAPRFFKYIHENTIREEKLMVPQKFVSRHGNCLSSRVTLEVPSGANWEVELLNNDGEIWLGEGWKEFSQHYSLEHGYMIFFKYVEFCRFHVIICDGSGLEIEYPDTPSDDFEVLELDMEEERQEQEQEQEGKSGIQLLQQSCNSEQALKASSSIIYPAIEASNNCISQYPSFKKILQPDHLEHWNMNIPFSFVQKHLESKTQTVKLQIADRAWPVKLMFHPSSNMSCLCEGFCEFARENSLAVGDVCVFELIKRNVLKVSFLKPSSWMDRKMVL; the protein is encoded by the exons ATGGATTTCACTGAAGGATCAGATGCACCTCGTTTTTTCAAATATATTCATGAAAATACCATCCGTGAGGAAAAACTT ATGGTTCCACAGAAGTTTGTTAGCAGACATGGAAATTGTCTGTCGAGTCGAGTAACCCTCGAGGTCCCGAGTGGTGCCAATTGGGAAGTTGAGCTGTTGAACAATGATGGAGAAATTTGGTTAGGTGAGGGCTGGAAAGAATTTTCACAGCATTACTCTCTTGAGCATGGCTACatgatatttttcaaatatgttGAATTTTGTCGTTTCCATGTGATCATATGTGATGGAAGTGGATTAGAAATAGAGTACCCAGATACTCCTAGTGATGATTTTGAAGTTCTGGAGCTTGACATGGAAGAAGAAAGACAAGAACAAGAACAAGAACAAGAAGGAAAATCTGGCATTCAATTGCTGCAACAAAGTTGCAATAGCGAGCAAGCTTTAAAGGCTTCATCTTCCATTATTTATCCAGCAATTGAAGCATCTAACAACTGCATTTCACAGTACCCATCCTTTAAGAAAATTCTGCAGCCAGACCATCTGGAGCATTGGAATATG AATATACCATTCAGTTTTGTCCAAAAACATTTGGAGAGCAAAACACAGACTGTAAAGCTTCAAATTGCAGACAGAGCATGGCCTGTGAAGTTAATGTTCCATCCAAGCAGCAACATGAGTTGTCTGTGCGAAGGTTTCTGCGAATTTGCAAGAGAAAATTCTCTGGCTGTGGGagatgtttgtgtgtttgaactCATCAAGAGAAATGTGTTGAAAGTTTCATTTCTCAAACCTAGCAGTTGGATGGATAGGAAAATGGTTCTGTAA
- the LOC110624021 gene encoding B3 domain-containing transcription factor VRN1 isoform X1 yields the protein MEIAAHFFKIILHSTIQQGKLEIPRKFVRKYGNGLSSPVILHVPSGAKWSVELLNCNGDVLLGKGWQDFSNYYSLDIGNFLLFKYEGNCQFCVLIFDKSALEIEYPCENIFNTKPNSDDLHNTTIKENEDDTSVEALDFPSQCKKMGGKSTFLHQSRKFMQSRRKKNDHGKVKSSHACSWNSQALEDANNFITKYPSFKVVVKPYHWDHNNVSMPAGFFRRYFKCQTQNVILQIADTLWSVKLIRPSRRCAATLSAGWHAFSRENALGVGDVCVFELIKRNLLNVSIFRCVN from the exons ATGGAAATTGCAGCCCACTTTTTCAAGATAATTCTTCACAGTACTATCCAACAGGGGAAACTT GAGATTCCAAGAAAATTTGTGAGAAAATATGGAAATGGTTTGTCAAGTCCTGTAATCCTTCATGTTCCTTCTGGTGCTAAGTGGTCAGTGGAGTTGTTGAATTGCAATGGTGATGTTTTGTTGGGAAAAGGTTGGCAAGATTTCTCAAATTATTACTCTTTGGACATTGGAAACTTTCTGCTTTTTAAATATGAGGGAAATTGCCAATTTTGCGTGCTCATATTTGATAAGAGCGCATTAGAGATTGAGTACCCATGTGAGAACATCTTCAACACAAAGCCAAATAGTGATGATCTCCACAATACTACAATCAAAGAAAATGAAGATGACACTTCTGTTGAAGCATTAGATTTTCCGTCACAGTGCAAGAAAATGGGGGGAAAATCAACATTCCTACATCAATCTC GGAAATTCATGCAATCAAGGAGGAAAAAGAATGATCATGGGAAAGTCAAAAGTTCACATGCATGTTCATGGAATTCTCAAGCTCTTGAAGATGCCAACAACTTCATTACAAAGTATCCATCTTTCAAGGTTGTTGTGAAGCCATATCATTGGGATCACAACAATGTG AGCATGCCAGCTGGTTTTTTCAGAAGATATTTTAAGTGTCAAACACAGAACGTAATCCTTCAAATTGCAGACACATTGTGGTCTGTGAAGTTGATCCGCCCTTCACGTCGATGTGCAGCTACTTTATCTGCTGGTTGGCATGCATTTTCTCGGGAAAATGCTCTAGGAGTTGGAGATGTTTGTGTCTTTGAACTTATTAAGAGGAATTTATTGAATGTATCCATTTTCAGATGTGTCAATTGA
- the LOC110624021 gene encoding B3 domain-containing transcription factor VRN1 isoform X2, with translation MEIAAHFFKIILHSTIQQGKLEIPRKFVRKYGNGLSSPVILHVPSGAKWSVELLNCNGDVLLGKGWQDFSNYYSLDIGNFLLFKYEGNCQFCVLIFDKSALEIEYPCENIFNTKPNSDDLHNTTIKENEDDTSVEALDFPSQCKKMGGKSTFLHQSRKFMQSRRKKNDHGKVKSSHACSWNSQALEDANNFITKYPSFKSMPAGFFRRYFKCQTQNVILQIADTLWSVKLIRPSRRCAATLSAGWHAFSRENALGVGDVCVFELIKRNLLNVSIFRCVN, from the exons ATGGAAATTGCAGCCCACTTTTTCAAGATAATTCTTCACAGTACTATCCAACAGGGGAAACTT GAGATTCCAAGAAAATTTGTGAGAAAATATGGAAATGGTTTGTCAAGTCCTGTAATCCTTCATGTTCCTTCTGGTGCTAAGTGGTCAGTGGAGTTGTTGAATTGCAATGGTGATGTTTTGTTGGGAAAAGGTTGGCAAGATTTCTCAAATTATTACTCTTTGGACATTGGAAACTTTCTGCTTTTTAAATATGAGGGAAATTGCCAATTTTGCGTGCTCATATTTGATAAGAGCGCATTAGAGATTGAGTACCCATGTGAGAACATCTTCAACACAAAGCCAAATAGTGATGATCTCCACAATACTACAATCAAAGAAAATGAAGATGACACTTCTGTTGAAGCATTAGATTTTCCGTCACAGTGCAAGAAAATGGGGGGAAAATCAACATTCCTACATCAATCTC GGAAATTCATGCAATCAAGGAGGAAAAAGAATGATCATGGGAAAGTCAAAAGTTCACATGCATGTTCATGGAATTCTCAAGCTCTTGAAGATGCCAACAACTTCATTACAAAGTATCCATCTTTCAAG AGCATGCCAGCTGGTTTTTTCAGAAGATATTTTAAGTGTCAAACACAGAACGTAATCCTTCAAATTGCAGACACATTGTGGTCTGTGAAGTTGATCCGCCCTTCACGTCGATGTGCAGCTACTTTATCTGCTGGTTGGCATGCATTTTCTCGGGAAAATGCTCTAGGAGTTGGAGATGTTTGTGTCTTTGAACTTATTAAGAGGAATTTATTGAATGTATCCATTTTCAGATGTGTCAATTGA
- the LOC110624979 gene encoding B3 domain-containing protein At4g01580-like: MDSMGSVFLKFILEDTIEEGKFMLPRKFARQYANSLSNPVTLKLSSGAAWQVELLKNEKDVWLYKGWREFAQHYSLDIGDTVVFKYEKNSHFHVFIYEDEYGDGDEGEDEYGDEDEDEDEDVIELDCEKIGSKKARLYIFQDGSEPANNFITENPSFHLVVKSYHLERENVYVPNSFMQELKDITETENMLLQVADKVKIWPVNVRFYPLKKMGCITSGFRTFARENSLQPRDVCVFQLISSHVLKVSIFRNAS; encoded by the exons ATGGATAGCATGGGATCAgtttttctcaaatttattcttGAAGACACCATCGAGGAGGGAAAATTT ATGCTGCCAAGAAAGTTTGCTAGACAATATGCAAATTCTCTGTCAAATCCAGTAACCCTCAAGCTCTCAAGTGGTGCTGCATGGCAAGTTGAGTTGCTTAAAAACGAGAAAGACGTATGGTTGTATAAGGGTTGGAGAGAATTTGCACAGCATTACTCTCTGGACATTGGAGACACAGTagttttcaaatatgagaaaaacaGCCATTTTCATGTATTCATCT atgaagatgaataTGGAGATGGAGATGAAGGTGAAGATGAATATGgagatgaagatgaagatgaagatgaagatgtCATTGAATTGGATTGTGAGAAGATTGGAAGCAAGAAAGCTAGACTATACATCTTCCAAGATGGTTCTGAACCAGCCAACAACTTCATTACAGAGAATCCATCCTTCCACCTCGTTGTAAAATCATACCATTTGGAGAGGGAGAACGTT TATGTACCGAACAGCTTCATGCAAGAGCTTAAGGACATCACAGAAACTGAAAACATGCTGCTTCAGGTTGCGGATAAGGTGAAGATATGGCCTGTGAATGTGAGATTCTATCCATTGAAAAAAATGGGTTGTATAACCTCAGGCTTCCGCACATTTGCAAGGGAAAATTCACTGCAACCTAGAGATGTTTGTGTTTTCCAACTGATCAGCAGCCATGTTCTCAAAGTTTCAATCTTCAGAAATGCTTCGTAG
- the LOC110624020 gene encoding B3 domain-containing transcription factor VRN1 — translation MIMATEPHFFKIILHRTIREGKFQIPGEFLRKCKEGLSSPVVLKLPDGAIWHLELLVCGHEVWLGNGWREFAGHYSLDFGHLILFKHLRDSIFNVVIFGRSATEIQYPCGRICAGKRRTQKPKREKNDYNQPPRKKRGKRSLFLQLPEGTRTDSAIYQGEKPMPVMYKMSDLALATLSRPFSCNFQALQAVNSFSSEYPSFKIVVRSYNWKHCNVTIPRRFFRRYIEHRAEHAMLQVADRMYPVQFKPATSSGSITLSIGWRAFAAGNFLEGGDVCIFELIKNNILKVTIFRDVYQNA, via the exons ATGATCATGGCAACAGAACCCCATTTTTTCAAGATAATTCTTCATAGAACTATTCGTGAGGGGAAATTT CAGATTCCAGGGGAGTTTTTGAGGAAATGCAAAGAAGGTCTGTCGAGTCCTGTAGTCCTGAAACTCCCTGACGGCGCTATATGGCATTTGGAGTTGTTGGTATGTGGTCATGAAGTTTGGTTGGGAAATGGTTGGCGAGAATTTGCAGGGCATTACTCTCTGGAttttggccacttgattcttttCAAACACCTACGAGACTCCATCTTCAACGTGGTCATATTTGGCAGAAGCGCTACAGAAATACAGTACCCATGTGGTAGAATCTGTGCTGGAAAACGAAGAACCCAGAAGCCCAAAAGGGAAAAAAACGATTATAATCAGCCACCAAGAAAGAAGAGAGGGAAGAGATCACTATTTCTACAGCTTCCTGAGGGAACAAGAACTGATTCAGCAATTTACCAAG GAGAAAAGCCTATGCCAGTGATGTACAAAATGAGTGATTTAGCGCTGGCTACTCTGTCAAGGCCATTTTCATGTAACTTTCAAGCTCTTCAAGCTGTTAACAGCTTCTCCTCAGAATACCCATCTTTCAAGATTGTTGTGCGATCATATAACTGGAAGCACTGCAATGTG ACAATACCACGTCGTTTTTTCCGAAGATATATTGAGCATAGAGCAGAGCATGCTATGCTTCAGGTTGCGGACAGAATGTATCCTGTGCAGTTCAAACCTGCGACAAGCAGTGGCTCAATTACACTAAGCATTGGTTGGCGTGCCTTTGCAGCAGGAAATTTTCTGGAAGGTGGAGATGTTTGTATCTTCGAGCTGATCAAGAATAATATTCTGAAAGTAACCATTTTCAGAGATGTATATCAAAATGCGTAA
- the LOC110624638 gene encoding B3 domain-containing protein Os01g0723500: MTSLAGKSQDEIFTVRRKPTRFFKIILENTIREGKLGIPTKFVKDYGNCLSSPVTLTDPTGNSWKVDLLKNGNDVWLEKGWPEFSENHSLKYGHFLVFEYKGDSHLHVFIFDESAVEIEYSGKLNFDGNSPLPKKQEDGDQDIIYLHTTRSGNQSKEKQKQVMAAKGRNWQIERPKSAKTCGALQAANNFISNYPFFKVLLRRTLDVNVPFSLIRRYMKCESQILMLHVAEKSWPVKLNVYSNRRIASLARGWTAFARENCLEAGDICIFEMIERNVLNVFMFRCAC; this comes from the exons ATGACTTCACTTGCAGGCAAATCCCAGGATGAGATCTTCACTGTTAGAAGAAAACCAACAAGATTTTTCAAGATAATCCTTGAAAATACTATCCGCGAGGGAAAACTT GGGATTCCCACAAAGTTTGTGAAAGATTATGGAAATTGTTTATCTAGTCCAGTAACCCTTACAGATCCCACAGGCAACTCATGGAAAGTAGATTTACTGAAAAATGGGAATGATGTTTGGCTAGAAAAGGGTTGGCCGGAATTTTCCGAGAATCATTCTCTGAAATATGGGCATTTCTTAGTTTTTGAATACAAGGGAGATAGCCATTTGCATGTGTTTATATTTGATGAGAGCGCTGTAGAGATTGAGTATTCAGGGAAGCTAAACTTTGATGGAAACTCACCATTGCCCAAGAAACAAGAAGATGGTGATCAAGATATCATTTATCTTCATACAACCAGGAGTGGCAACCAATCCAAAG AAAAGCAGAAACAAGTCATGGCTGCGAAGGGTAGGAATTGGCAGATTGAAAGGCCTAAATCGGCAAAAACTTGTGGAGCTCTTCAAGCTGCCAACAACTTCATCTCTAACTATCCATTCTTCAAGGTTCTTTTAAGGCGAACTCTTGATGTG AACGTTCCCTTCAGTTTGATCAGGAGATATATGAAGTGTGAATCACAGATTCTGATGCTTCATGTTGCTGAAAAATCTTGGCCTGTAAAGTTGAATGTGTATTCAAATAGGCGAATAGCTTCGTTAGCTCGTGGTTGGACAGCATTTGCAAGGGAAAATTGTCTGGAAGCTGGAGATATTTGCATCTTTGAGATGATTGAGAGGAATGTGCTGAATGTGTTCATGTTCAGATGTGCTTGTTAA
- the LOC110625335 gene encoding actin-depolymerizing factor 2, with product MANAASGMAVHDDCKLKFLELKAKRTYRFIVFKIEEKQKQVIVEKLGEPTNSYEEFTASLPADECRYAVYDFDYVTEENCQKSRIVFIAWSPDASKVRSKMIYASSKDRFKRELDGIQVELQATDPTEMGLDVIRSRSN from the exons ATG GCCAACGCAGCATCTGGGATGGCTGTGCATGATGACTGCAAGCTGAAGTTTTTAGAATTGAAGGCAAAGAGGACTTATCGCTTCATTGTTTTCAAGATTGAGGAGAAGCAGAAACAGGTGATTGTGGAGAAGCTTGGTGAGCCAACCAATAGCTATGAGGAATTCACAGCAAGCCTTCCTGCCGACGAGTGCCGATATGCTGTCTATGATTTCGATTATGTGACAGAGGAGAACTGCCAGAAGAGTAGGATTGTCTTTATTGCATG GTCCCCTGATGCATCAAAAGTGAGAAGCAAGATGATTTATGCAAGCTCCAAGGACAGGTTCAAGAGGGAGTTGGATGGTATTCAGGTAGAGTTGCAAGCTACTGATCCTACAGAAATGGGTCTTGATGTTATTAGAAGCCGATCAAATTGA
- the LOC110624980 gene encoding pectinesterase inhibitor 9, with protein MTKFAIFLLFLLHCFLFISGMAKQDSISQSARIQNAKQVVKASFSAAIRTAQAANSFASKTSPADLGVKDCIEQVSSAVDEFNDSIKELGFLGGSDQQCNDDCHLSNIQTYVSTALTDSSDCTDGLDDELKKHKSSTLVTIRAKYGGLENAVKNSLSLFCQQFGKCK; from the coding sequence ATGACCAAATTTGCTATCTTCTTGCTGTTTCTTCTCCACTGTTTCCTCTTCATTTCAGGAATGGCTAAACAAGACTCCATCTCTCAAAGCGCAAGGATACAAAATGCAAAGCAGGTGGTGAAAGCTTCATTTTCAGCAGCTATACGCACAGCCCAGGCCGCAAACTCCTTCGCCTCGAAAACAAGTCCGGCTGACCTAGGCGTCAAAGACTGTATTGAACAAGTCAGTTCTGCGGTGGATGAATTCAACGACTCAATCAAAGAGCTAGGTTTCTTGGGCGGCAGTGATCAGCAATGCAACGATGATTGCCATTTATCTAATATTCAAACGTATGTAAGCACTGCTCTCACTGATAGCTCGGATTGTACAGATGGATTGGATGATGAGCTGAAGAAGCACAAAAGCAGTACATTGGTGACGATTAGGGCAAAGTATGGTGGTTTGGAAAATGCAGTAAAGAATTCTTTAAGTCTGTTCTGCCAACAGTTTGGCAAATGTAAATGA
- the LOC110624981 gene encoding pectinesterase inhibitor 11 — protein MAKLAIFLLFLLHCFLFISGIAKQDSIAQSATIQNAKQVVEASFSETISTAQAANSFASKTSPADPGVKDCIEQVSSAVDEFNDSIKELGFLGGSDQQCNDDCHLSNIQTYVSAALTYSSDCTDGLDDELKKQKSSTLVTIRAKYGDLEDAVKNSLSLFCQQFGKCK, from the coding sequence ATGGCCAAACTTGCCATCTTCTTGCTGTTTCTTCTCCACTGTTTCCTCTTCATTTCAGGAATCGCTAAACAAGACTCCATCGCTCAAAGCGCAACGATACAAAATGCAAAGCAGGTGGTGGAAGCTTCATTTTCAGAAACTATAAGCACAGCCCAGGCCGCAAACTCCTTCGCCTCGAAAACAAGTCCGGCTGACCCAGGCGTCAAAGACTGTATTGAACAAGTCAGTTCTGCGGTGGATGAATTCAACGACTCAATCAAAGAGCTAGGTTTCTTGGGTGGCAGTGATCAGCAATGTAACGATGATTGCCATTTATCTAATATTCAAACGTATGTAAGCGCTGCTCTCACTTATAGCTCGGATTGTACGGATGGATTGGATGATGAGCTGAAGAAGCAAAAAAGCAGTACATTGGTGACGATTAGGGCAAAGTATGGTGATTTGGAAGATGCAGTAAAGAATTCTTTAAGTCTCTTCTGCCAACAGTTTGGCAAATGTAAATGA